A region from the Acyrthosiphon pisum isolate AL4f chromosome A1, pea_aphid_22Mar2018_4r6ur, whole genome shotgun sequence genome encodes:
- the LOC100164438 gene encoding ATP-binding cassette sub-family B member 7, mitochondrial — protein sequence MAIVFGLPKLCGRHVAFCLLRNHYKAISTYSIHHNNALCNRHKKLQIPNKLATLPTCYHIGGAHVKENLSVLEPNNITGKDMILGMMQYIWPKDDVTIRKRVTLALGLLAAAKMLNVSVPFMLKYAMDDLNEKLGSTGDALLTMDSAPETVLTVAATLLISYGVCRTAAAGMNELRNAVFASVAQQSIRKIARNVFLHLHSLDLSFHLSRQTGALSKVIDRGSRGINFVLTAMVFNIVPTVFELTLVSTILGLNCGYQFAALSFGCVSIYTAYTLLITQWRTKFRIFMNQAENEAGNKAMDSLINYETVKYFNNELYEANRYDRVLQKFEMASLKTSSSLALLNFGQNAIFSITMSAAMILAAKQIVEGNMTIGDLAMVNGLLFQLAMPLGFLGSVYREVRQALLDMQSMFAIMACDPSVKNRTDAVPLSISKENASIEFRNVNFGYQNGKPILNDLSFVVPPGKKVAIVGGSGSGKSTIIRLLFRFFEPSSGEILIGGKNIKDVDMDSLRKCMAVVPQDSVLFHDTIMYNLHYGDMSKSESEVIEAAKLAELHNSVLKLPNEYSTQVGERGLMISGGEKQRVSIARAILKDSPILIFDEATSSLDSITEQNILKALRRATKDKTSVCIAHRLSTIKDADDILILRNGKVAERGSHQWLMENGASEYSEMWNIQQDTASAKGP from the exons ATGGCGATTGTCTTTGGCCTGCCAAAATTGTGTGGCCGACACGTTGCGTTCTGTTTGCTGAGAAACCATTACAAG gcTATCTCTACTTATAGTATACATCATAACAATGCCCTCTGCAATCGCCATAAAAAGCTGCAGATTCCAAACAAACTGGCAACACTTCCAACATGTTATCATATTGGTGGGGCTCATGTTAAAGAGAACTTGTCCGTATTAGAACCCAATAATATTACAGGCAAAGATATGATCTTGGGTATGATGCAGTACATTTGGCCAAAG gatgATGTGACTATTCGAAAACGAGTTACATTGGCTCTCGGATTATTGGCTGCGGCCAAAATGTTGAACGTATCTGTCCCATTCATGCTCAAATATGCAATGGACGATCTCAACGAAAAACTTGGTTCTACCGGGGATGCATTGTTAACTATGGATTCGGCACCTGAAACTGTATTAACTGTTGCGGCGACACTGTTGATATCGT ATGGTGTTTGTAGAACTGCTGCTGCTGGTATGAATGAACTTCGTAATGCTGTATTTGCTAGTGTGGCTCAACAATCCATTAGAAAAATTGCCAGAAATGTTTTCTTACACCTTCACAGTTTAGATCTAAGTTTCCATTTATCTAGACAAACTGGTGCATTATCTAAG GTAATAGATCGTGGAAGCCGGGGAATAAACTTTGTACTTACTGCtatggtatttaatattgtacctactgtaTTTGAATTGACACTAGTTAGCACCATTTTG GGATTAAATTGTGGTTATCAATTTGCTGCTTTATCCTTTGGCTGTGTTTCTATTTATACAgcttatactttattaataaccCAGTGGAGGACAAAATTCCGAATTTTTATGAATCAAGCCGAAAACGAAGCTGGAAATAAAGCTATGGACtcgttaataaattatgaaactgTTAAG TATTTCAATAATGAACTGTACGAAGCCAACAGATACGACCGTGTCTTACAAAAATTTGAGATGGCTTCGCTTAAGACTAGCTCAAGTCTGGCACTTTTGAATTTTGGTCAAAATGCCATTTTTAGCATAACAATGAGCGCAGCAATGATATTAGCCGCAAAACAAATAGTTGAAG GTAACATGACAATTGGTGATCTGGCAATGGTGAATGGTCTCCTTTTCCAGCTGGCCATGCCACTCGGATTCCTGGGATCTGTTTACCGTGAAGTACGACAGGCGTTGCTCGACATGCAGTCCATGTTTGCGATAATGGCATGTGACCCGTCTGTTAAA AACCGAACGGACGCCGTCCCATTATCAATCAGTAAAGAAAACGCTTCCATCGAATTCCGAAACGTCAACTTTGGATATCAGAATGGCAAACCTATTTTGAATGACCTGTCCTTTGTCGTTCCACCAGGAAAGAAAGTCGCAATTGTTGGAGGTTCCGGTAGTGG CAAATCCACAATAATCAGATTGCTGTTCAGATTTTTTGAACCTTCGTCGGGGGAGATACTCATCGGAGGCAAGAACATCAAGGACGTTGATATGGATAGTCTTCGGAAGTGCATGGCAGTAGTTCCTCAG GATTCGGTTTTATTCCACGACACGATCATGTATAACCTCCACTATGGTGACATGAGCAAGTCCGAATCCGAAGTCATCGAGGCGGCCAAACTTGCAGAACTTCACAACTCTGTGTTGAAGCTACCAAACGAGTACTCGACGCAAGTGGGTGAACGGGGCCTGATGATATCTGGCGGTGAAAAGCAACGGGTGTCCATTGCCAGGGCCATACTTAAGGACAGCCCAATTCTGATATTCGACGAGGCTACTTCCTCTTTGGACTCAATCACCGAACAG AACATACTGAAGGCATTGCGGCGAGCTACTAAGGATAAGACGAGCGTGTGCATCGCCCATCGGCTATCGACCATAAAAGATGCGGACGACATATTGATATTGCGCAACGGGAAAGTCGCTGAACGCGGCAGTCACCAGTGGCTAATGGAGAACGGCGCGTCCGAGTATTCCGAGATGTGGAACATTCAACAAGACACGGCCTCAGCGAAGGGCCCATAA